In Dasypus novemcinctus isolate mDasNov1 chromosome 10, mDasNov1.1.hap2, whole genome shotgun sequence, one DNA window encodes the following:
- the ZP1 gene encoding zona pellucida sperm-binding protein 1, whose amino-acid sequence MGLAVHVALLLLAVAVLGPALGLGLRLETALPGPLHSYACGVQGVQLLVVPRPGQGIRFKVLDEFGNRFEVNNCSICQHWISSEPRGPVVFSAGYKGCHVLEKDGRFHLRVSMEALRPDGRVEVARDIALICPKPGHTWALGSHVAPPTASSLSDPHSHTSGHTSPSPPYPASTSVPAGPVSPPLWPGPTRPAPAAAQWSTLEPEEVDKPAYAGTHPTQQQCHVTAGHIPCMVKNSKEACQQAGCCYDNTRKDPCYYGNTATVQCFRDGHSVVVVSQETALAHQTTLANVRLAYAPSGCPPSQETDAFVVFRFPLTRCGTTAQVVGNQLIYENQLASDMDVQMRPEGSITRDSTFRLHLRCIFNASGFLPIQASISRPPSPAPVNRSGPLRLELQIAKDETFRSYYGVEDYPLVRLLREPIHVEVRLLQRTDPRLALMLHQCWAAPSANPFQQPQWSLLSDGCPFDGDSYRTRLVALEGTALPFPSHYQRFTTSTFSFLDPGSQRALGGPVYLFCSASACRPSGPGTCATTCSPGMARRRRFSGHHQDPAGPQSIVSSPGPVGFEDSDRQEPTLGPAGFTRSSEPHPHLHLWAISLLPVALVLVVGVFVGLSHTWAQKLQEGTRG is encoded by the exons ATGGGGCTGGCGGTGCACGTGGCTCTCCTGCTGCTGGCGGTGGCCGTGCTAGGCCCAGCGTTGGGCCTAGGGCTGCGCCTGGAGACGGCACTCCCAGGCCCTCTGCACAGCTATGCCTGCGGGGTCCAGGGCGTGCAGCTGCTGGTGGTGCCCAGGCCGGGCCAGGGCATCCGCTTCAAAGTGCTGG atgaaTTTGGGAATCGATTTGAGGTGAACAACTGTTCCATCTGCCAGCACTGGATCTCCTCCGAGCCGCGGGGGCCAGTGGTCTTCTCTGCAGGGTATAAGGGCTGCCACGTGCTGGAGAAG GACGGGCGCTTCCACCTGAGGGTCTCCATGGAAGCTCTGCGGCCCGACGGGCGTGTGGAGGTAGCCCGAGACATCGCTCTGATCTGCCCCAAACCTGGCCACACCTGGGCGCTGGGCTCCCACGTGGCGCCCCCCACCGCGTCCTCGCTGTCTGACCCGCACAGCCACACCTCTGGCCACACCTCCCCTAGCCCCCCATACCCGGCGTCCACCTCCGTCCCTGCAGGCCCGGTCTCGCCACCCCTCTGGCCTGGACCTAcccgccccgccccggctgcAGCCCAGTGGAGCACCTTGGAACCCGAGGAAGTCGACAAGCCAGCTTACGCGG GCACCCATCCCACCCAGCAGCAGTGCCACGTGACTGCTGGGCACATCCCCTGCATGGTGAAAAATTCCAAGGAAGCCTGTCAACAGGCTGGCTGCTGCTATGACAACACCAGAAAGGATCCGTGTTACTATGGCAACACAG CCACAGTCCAGTGCTTCAGAGATGGCCACTCCGTCGTGGTGGTGTCCCAGGAGACGGCCTTGGCCCACCAGACCACACTGGCTAACGTCCGCCTGGCCTATGCCCCCTCCGGCTGTCCCCCCTCCCAGGAGACGGATGCCTTTGTCGTCTTCCGATTCCCCCTCACCCGCTGCGGCACCACAGCCCAG GTGGTCGGCAACCAGCTCATCTATGAGAACCAGCTGGCGTCTGACATGGATGTCCAGATGCGGCCGGAGGGTTCCATCACGCGGGACAGCACCTTCCG GCTTCACCTGCGCTGCATCTTCAACGCCAGTGGCTTCCTGCCCATCCAGGCATCCATCTCCCGGCCCCCGTCGCCCGCCCCGGTGAACCGGTCTGGCCCCCTGCGGCTCGAGTTGCAGATTGCCAAGG ATGAGACTTTCCGCTCCTACTACGGAGTAGAGGACTACCCCCTGGTGAGGCTGCTCCGGGAGCCGATCCATGTGGAGGTGCGGCTTCTGCAGAGGACGGACCCCCGCCTGGCCCTGATGCTGCACCAGTGCTGGGCCGCTCCCAGCGCCAACCCCTTCCAGCAGCCGCAGTGGTCCCTCCTGTCGGACGG GTGTCCCTTTGATGGTGACAGCTACAGAACCCGACTGGTGGCTTTGGAGGGGACAGCACTGCCCTTCCCGTCCCACTACCAGCGCTTCACCACTTCCACCTTCTCCTTCCTGGACCCTGGCTCCCAGAGGGCCCTCGGGGGACCG GTTTACCTCTTCTGCAGCGCTTCCGCCTGCCGCCCCTCGGGCCCAGGCACCTGTGCCACTACCTGTAGCCCTGGGATGGCGA GACGGCGACGGTTCTCCGGTCACCACCAGGACCCTGCTGGGCCGCAGAGCATCGTGAGCTCTCCAGGGCCAGTGGGCTTCGAGGATTCTGACAGGCAGGAGCCCACGCTGGGGCCAGCAG GCTTCACCAGGAGCTCCGAGCCGCACCCTCACCTCCACCTCTGGGCCATTTCCCTGCTGCCTGTCGCCCTGGTCCTGGTGGTTGGTGTCTTTGTGggcctgagccacacctgggccCAGAAGCTTCAGGAAGGCACCAGGGGGTGA